One window of the Ananas comosus cultivar F153 linkage group 21, ASM154086v1, whole genome shotgun sequence genome contains the following:
- the LOC109726453 gene encoding ferric reduction oxidase 6-like isoform X1 — protein MAVKSTSGEPLLSNGSFDHGFSKSASLAKLLLKFLMWVLFITWVAAIYFFSTEFVHNLFSKWIKLTEGTIFGITGSIFLGFSAPILIISFLAFIYVAAFSSDDFGKKKQKFPRFRLWTFPVLVDGPFGVVSAAEFIGITLFIVYVVWAITSYIIQASNMVSGFPFPSKEKSYFMLEIIGLRLGSIGLFCMVFLFLPVARGSILLRLIDIPFEHATKYHVWLGHLTMALFTLHGLCYVISWSLQGHLRREMLDWKDIGVANFPGVISLSAGLLMWVTSLQPVRKQFFELFFYTHQLYVIFVVFLALHVGDFIFSMCAGAVFLFILDRFLRFCQSRTKVDVISAACRPCGTIELILSKPPNLCYNALSFIFVQVRELSWLQWHPFSVSSSPLDGKYHISVLIKVLGTWTGELRDLISNITEQPQNDSEPQPNRITACVEGPYGHESPYHLMYENLILVAGGIGISPFLAILSDIIHRISEGNLCLPKNILVVWAVKKSKEFSLLSAVDLRSISPSFLDKLHLDIQAFVTQESEPPLEEGKVDENIEFSSICVKNGSCMSSLVGTGNNFWAGTYVILSTLGFIVLFGLVEVYYIKRFGIFAWWYRGLLFTLCMIAGVVFVGGIVVFLWHRSEKRNSSYENLAVDDNKKSNISMCKEATLVDETSKVNLASFQTTRYGCRPDFQAIFTTFAEQMGPVDIGVIVCGPPGLQSSVAKECRSQNLRGKRSAAVFHFNSHSFDL, from the exons ATGGCTGTTAAAAGCACTTCTGGGGAGCCACTTCTTTCAAATGGAAGTTTTGACCATGGCTTCTCCAAAAGTGCTTCTTTGGCCAAACTATTGCTCAAATTTTTGATGTGGGTGTTGTTCATAACTTGGGTTGCTGCCATTTACTTCTTTTCAACTGAATTTGTGCACAATTTGTTCTCCAAATGGATCAAACTTACCGAAGGAACAATCTTTGGAATCACAG GAAGCATTTTCCTCGGATTTAGCGCGCCAATTCTGATCATTTCGTTTCTCGCGTTTATCTATGTCGCCGCCTTCTCGAGTGACGATTTCGG gaagaagaagcaaaaatttCCGAGGTTTCGTCTTTGGACATTCCCTGTTCTTGTTGACGGACCATTTGGAGTTGTCTCTGCTGCAGAGTTTATTGGCATAACACTTTTCATCGTATACGTAGTCTGGGCGATTACTTCTTACATAATACAAGCAAGTAACATGGTTTCAGGGTTTCCATTTCCTTCAAAAGAGAAAAG TTACTTCATGTTAGAGATCATTGGGCTTCGGCTAGGCTCAATTGGATTATTCTGCATGGTTTTCTTATTTCTTCCTGTAGCAAGGGGTTCAATTCTTCTTCGTTTAATAGATATACCATTTGAGCATGCGACGAAATACCATGTTTGGCTTGGACACCTTACCATGGCTCTTTTTACGTTACATGGCTTATGTTATGTGATTTCATGGTCATTACAGGGCCATCTTCGGCGAGAA ATGCTAGATTGGAAAGACATCGGTGTTGCTAACTTTCCTGGAGTAATTAGCTTGTCGGCAGGTCTCTTAATGTGGGTGACATCACTGCAGCCTGTGAGGAAGCAGTTCTTCGAGCTCTTTTTCTACACGCATCAGCTATACGTGATCTTTGTAGTGTTCTTAGCACTGCATGTCGgcgattttattttcagcatgTGTGCTGGAGCAGTTTTCCTCTTCATCCTTGATCGTTTTCTGAGATTCTGCCAATCCCGAACTAAGGTCGACGTCATTTCCGCGGCTTGCCGTCCGTGCGGCACAATAGAATTGATACTTTCAAAGCCGCCAA ATCTTTGTTATAATGCTCTGAGTTTTATTTTCGTTCAAGTACGCGAATTATCATGGTTGCAGTGGCATCCCTTCAGCGTATCATCCAGTCCTTTGGATGGCAAATACCATATCTCAGTTCTCATAAAGGTACTCGGTACGTGGACTGGTGAACTACGTGATCTCATTTCTAATATCACGGAACAGCCACAAAATGACTCCGAGCCGCAACCTAATCGAATAACCGCGTGTGTTGAAGGGCCTTATGGGCATGAATCACCTTACCACTTAAT GTATGAAAATCTGATTCTAGTAGCTGGCGGCATCGGTATATCGCCCTTCTTGGCCATATTGAGCGACATCATTCACCGGATCAGCGAAGGGAACCTTTGTTTGCCGAAAAACATTTTGGTTGTTTGGGCCGTCAAAAAATCAAAGGAGTTTTCTCTCCTTTCAGCAGTAGATTTGCGATCCATTTCTCCGTCTTTCTTGGATAAATTGCATCTGGATATTCAAGCTTTCGTGACTCAAGAATCAGAACCTCCATTG GAAGAGGGTAAGGTTGATGAGAACATTGAGTTCTCCTCCATCTGCGTAAAAAATGGAAGCTGCATGTCGAGTTTGGTCGGTACAGGAAATAATTTCTGGGCTGGAACATATGTAATTCTATCTACTCTTGGATTCATTGTGTTATTTGGTTTGGTGGAAGTTTATTACATCAAACGCTTCGGTATATTCGCTTGGTGGTATCGAGGGCTCTTATTCACCTTATGCATGATCGCGGGAGTCGTTTTTGTCGGCGGCATTGTTGTTTTCCTGTGGCATCGTTCGGAAAAGAGGAACTCGAGCTATGAGAATTTGGCGGTCGATGATAACAAGAAAAGCAACATAAGTATGTGCAAGGAGGCGACGCTAGTTGATGAGACGAGTAAGGTGAATCTCGCGAGCTTCCAGACGACTCGATACGGGTGCAGGCCTGACTTCCAAG CAATATTTACCACCTTCGCGGAACAAATGGGGCCTGTTGATATTGGTGTGATAGTATGTGGTCCGCCTGGGCTTCAGTCGAGTGTCGCGAAAGAGTGCAGGTCTCAGAATCTCAGGGGAAAACGGAGCGCCGCAGTTTTTCACTTCAACAGCCACAGCTTTGATCTTTAA
- the LOC109726345 gene encoding potassium channel KOR2-like, which yields MPSTSYLKGSFALDLLGCFPWDAIYKGTGRIELIRYFLWIRIYRARKIMDFFKKAEKDIRINYLCTRIAKLIMVELYCTHTAACVFYYLATTVPPPHEGSTWIGSLTLGDYRYINFRDMDFATRYITSLYFAIVTMATVGYGDIHAVNMREMIFIMIYISFDMILGAYLIGNMTALIVKGSKTERFRDKMTDLIKYMNRNKLGKEIRSQIKNHLLLHYESSDTKYSVVEDIPVAIRSKISQTLFMDIVQEVQLFKGCSDEFLNQIVMKLNEEFFLPGEVILEQGSAADQIYIVSHGILEEVASGKSGCEESIAELKPYDVFGDVAVLCNTQQPYTVRVCELCKLLRIEKQSLTSIFQLYFNDSRKVLSNLLKGKGTALRIKHLESDITYLIAKQEAELVLRVNNAAYHGDLYALKGLINAGADPNKINYDGRTALHVATSKGHEEIVKFLVQRGANVNCIDKFGSSPLLEAVKAGHDRIAAHLVKNRAILNLEDNGSYLRKIATESNISTLRRLLEYGVDPNTKNYDLRTPLHIAAAEGLHLVAAVLLEFGADVLSKDRWGNTPLDEGRRCGSKPLLQILEQARANLTCNR from the exons ATGCCATCTACAAG CTACCTGAAAGGAAGCTTTGCTCTCGACCTTCTCGGCTGTTTCCCTTGGGATGCCATCTACAAG GGAACGGGTCGCATAGAGCTCATCCGGTACTTTCTATGGATCCGCATATACCGAGCGAGGAAGATCATGGACTTTTTCAAGAAGGCCGAGAAGGACATACGCATAAACTATCTATGCACGCGGATTGCGAAGCTGATCATGGTGGAGCTCTACTGCACCCACACTGCCGCATGTGTGTTCTACTACCTAGCTACCACCGTGCCCCCGCCGCATGAGGGCTCCACGTGGATCGGGAGCTTAACATTGGGGGATTATAGGTATATCAACTTTAGGGACATGGATTTCGCTACGCGATACATTACCTCACTCTACTTCGCCATTGTCACCATGGCCACCGTCG GCTATGGTGACATACATGCGGTGAACATGAGAGAGATGATATTCATTATGATCTACATCTCATTCGATATGATACTTGGTGCGTACCTGATTGGTAACATGACTGCGCTGATCGTAAAGGGGTCAAAGACTGAGAGGTTCCGCGACAAGATGACCGATCTTATCAAGTACATGAACAGGAACAAGCTTGGCAAGGAGATCAGGTCCCAGATCAAAAACCACCTCCTACTACATTATGAAAGCAGCGACACCAAATATAGTGTAGTTGAAGATATTCCAGTCGCCATCCGATCAAAG ATCTCCCAGACGTTATTCATGGACATTGTACAAGAGGTCCAACTTTTCAAAGGGTGCTCAGATGAGTTCCTAAATCAGATT GTGATGAAGTTAAATGAAGAGTTCTTTCTACCAGGAGAAGTAATCCTAGAGCAAGGAAGTGCGGCCGATCAAATCTACATCGTATCCCATGGAATTTTG GAGGAAGTGGCTAGTGGAAAAAGTGGATGCGAGGAATCAATCGCAGAACTGAAGCCTTATGATGTGTTTGGCGATGTCGCCGTGCTATGCAATACTCAACAACCCTACACTGTTCGAGTTTGCGAGCTATGCAAGCTTCTACGGATTGAGAAACAGTCATTAACGAGCATCTTTCAACTTTACTTCAATGACAGTCGCAAAGTACTTAGCAATCTACTAAAG GGAAAAGGGACTGCTTTAAGAATCAAGCATTTGGAGTCAGATATCACATACCTGATTGCAAAGCAAGAGGCTGAGCTTGTATTGAGAGTCAACAATGCTGCTTATCATGGTGATCTGTACGCTTTGAAAGGCCTCATCAATGCAGGAGCAGATCCAAATAAAATCAACTATGATGGAAGAACGGCACTA CATGTGGCGACAAGCAAAGGACATGAAGAGATTGTGAAGTTCCTTGTTCAAAGAGGAGCTAATGTCAATTGCATAG ATAAATTTGGGAGCTCACCATTGTTGGAAGCTGTAAAAGCTGGACATGATAGAATTGCTGCTCACCTTGTAAAGAACAGAGCAATTCTGAATTTGGAAGATAATGGAAGTTATCTCCGTAAAATTGCAACCGAAAGTAATATCAGCACTCTCCGAAGATTATTAGAATATGGAGTTGATCCAAACACCAAAAATTATGATCTGAGGACACCACTTCACATTGCAGCAGCAGAGGGACTACACCTTGTTGCTGCAGTATTGTTAGAATTCGGAGCAGATGTTCTTTCTAAAGATAG ATGGGGAAACACACCGCTCGACGAAGGACGGAGATGCGGGAGCAAGCCGCTACTGCAGATTTTGGAGCAGGCTAGAGCAAACCTTACATGCAACCGATGA
- the LOC109726453 gene encoding ferric reduction oxidase 6-like isoform X2, protein MAVKSTSGEPLLSNGSFDHGFSKSASLAKLLLKFLMWVLFITWVAAIYFFSTEFVHNLFSKWIKLTEGTIFGITGSIFLGFSAPILIISFLAFIYVAAFSSDDFGKKKQKFPRFRLWTFPVLVDGPFGVVSAAEFIGITLFIVYVVWAITSYIIQASNMVSGFPFPSKEKSYFMLEIIGLRLGSIGLFCMVFLFLPVARGSILLRLIDIPFEHATKYHVWLGHLTMALFTLHGLCYVISWSLQGHLRREMLDWKDIGVANFPGVISLSAGLLMWVTSLQPVRKQFFELFFYTHQLYVIFVVFLALHVGDFIFSMCAGAVFLFILDRFLRFCQSRTKVDVISAACRPCGTIELILSKPPNLCYNALSFIFVQVRELSWLQWHPFSVSSSPLDGKYHISVLIKVLGTWTGELRDLISNITEQPQNDSEPQPNRITACVEGPYGHESPYHLMYENLILVAGGIGISPFLAILSDIIHRISEGNLCLPKNILVVWAVKKSKEFSLLSAVDLRSISPSFLDKLHLDIQAFVTQESEPPLEEGKVDENIEFSSICVKNGSCMSSLVGTGNNFWAGTYVILSTLGFIVLFGLVEVYYIKRFGIFAWWYRGLLFTLCMIAGVVFVGGIVVFLWHRSEKRNSSYENLAVDDNKKSNISMCKEATLVDETSKVNLASFQTTRYGCRPDFQEQMGPVDIGVIVCGPPGLQSSVAKECRSQNLRGKRSAAVFHFNSHSFDL, encoded by the exons ATGGCTGTTAAAAGCACTTCTGGGGAGCCACTTCTTTCAAATGGAAGTTTTGACCATGGCTTCTCCAAAAGTGCTTCTTTGGCCAAACTATTGCTCAAATTTTTGATGTGGGTGTTGTTCATAACTTGGGTTGCTGCCATTTACTTCTTTTCAACTGAATTTGTGCACAATTTGTTCTCCAAATGGATCAAACTTACCGAAGGAACAATCTTTGGAATCACAG GAAGCATTTTCCTCGGATTTAGCGCGCCAATTCTGATCATTTCGTTTCTCGCGTTTATCTATGTCGCCGCCTTCTCGAGTGACGATTTCGG gaagaagaagcaaaaatttCCGAGGTTTCGTCTTTGGACATTCCCTGTTCTTGTTGACGGACCATTTGGAGTTGTCTCTGCTGCAGAGTTTATTGGCATAACACTTTTCATCGTATACGTAGTCTGGGCGATTACTTCTTACATAATACAAGCAAGTAACATGGTTTCAGGGTTTCCATTTCCTTCAAAAGAGAAAAG TTACTTCATGTTAGAGATCATTGGGCTTCGGCTAGGCTCAATTGGATTATTCTGCATGGTTTTCTTATTTCTTCCTGTAGCAAGGGGTTCAATTCTTCTTCGTTTAATAGATATACCATTTGAGCATGCGACGAAATACCATGTTTGGCTTGGACACCTTACCATGGCTCTTTTTACGTTACATGGCTTATGTTATGTGATTTCATGGTCATTACAGGGCCATCTTCGGCGAGAA ATGCTAGATTGGAAAGACATCGGTGTTGCTAACTTTCCTGGAGTAATTAGCTTGTCGGCAGGTCTCTTAATGTGGGTGACATCACTGCAGCCTGTGAGGAAGCAGTTCTTCGAGCTCTTTTTCTACACGCATCAGCTATACGTGATCTTTGTAGTGTTCTTAGCACTGCATGTCGgcgattttattttcagcatgTGTGCTGGAGCAGTTTTCCTCTTCATCCTTGATCGTTTTCTGAGATTCTGCCAATCCCGAACTAAGGTCGACGTCATTTCCGCGGCTTGCCGTCCGTGCGGCACAATAGAATTGATACTTTCAAAGCCGCCAA ATCTTTGTTATAATGCTCTGAGTTTTATTTTCGTTCAAGTACGCGAATTATCATGGTTGCAGTGGCATCCCTTCAGCGTATCATCCAGTCCTTTGGATGGCAAATACCATATCTCAGTTCTCATAAAGGTACTCGGTACGTGGACTGGTGAACTACGTGATCTCATTTCTAATATCACGGAACAGCCACAAAATGACTCCGAGCCGCAACCTAATCGAATAACCGCGTGTGTTGAAGGGCCTTATGGGCATGAATCACCTTACCACTTAAT GTATGAAAATCTGATTCTAGTAGCTGGCGGCATCGGTATATCGCCCTTCTTGGCCATATTGAGCGACATCATTCACCGGATCAGCGAAGGGAACCTTTGTTTGCCGAAAAACATTTTGGTTGTTTGGGCCGTCAAAAAATCAAAGGAGTTTTCTCTCCTTTCAGCAGTAGATTTGCGATCCATTTCTCCGTCTTTCTTGGATAAATTGCATCTGGATATTCAAGCTTTCGTGACTCAAGAATCAGAACCTCCATTG GAAGAGGGTAAGGTTGATGAGAACATTGAGTTCTCCTCCATCTGCGTAAAAAATGGAAGCTGCATGTCGAGTTTGGTCGGTACAGGAAATAATTTCTGGGCTGGAACATATGTAATTCTATCTACTCTTGGATTCATTGTGTTATTTGGTTTGGTGGAAGTTTATTACATCAAACGCTTCGGTATATTCGCTTGGTGGTATCGAGGGCTCTTATTCACCTTATGCATGATCGCGGGAGTCGTTTTTGTCGGCGGCATTGTTGTTTTCCTGTGGCATCGTTCGGAAAAGAGGAACTCGAGCTATGAGAATTTGGCGGTCGATGATAACAAGAAAAGCAACATAAGTATGTGCAAGGAGGCGACGCTAGTTGATGAGACGAGTAAGGTGAATCTCGCGAGCTTCCAGACGACTCGATACGGGTGCAGGCCTGACTTCCAAG AACAAATGGGGCCTGTTGATATTGGTGTGATAGTATGTGGTCCGCCTGGGCTTCAGTCGAGTGTCGCGAAAGAGTGCAGGTCTCAGAATCTCAGGGGAAAACGGAGCGCCGCAGTTTTTCACTTCAACAGCCACAGCTTTGATCTTTAA